A portion of the Sabethes cyaneus chromosome 3, idSabCyanKW18_F2, whole genome shotgun sequence genome contains these proteins:
- the LOC128743978 gene encoding lysosomal alpha-mannosidase-like — translation MKCLLILTALIVVASARPGKYRGDGVLVEKLDDWDHAAQGAKCGYESCPVPRKGMLNLHLVPHTHDDVGWLKTVDQYYYGSKTSIQRAGVQYILDSVIDALLHNPERKFIYVESAFFFKWWDEQPPQIRTAVQELVQQGRLEFVNGAWSMNDEAAAHYQSLIDQFTWGLGLLNDTFGECGRPRAGWQIDPFGHSREHAAMLTQMGYDGLFFARLDQADRAKREASKQTELIWKSSANLEDSDLFTTILYTLYQAPPGFCYDVLCSDEPILDGPDSAENNVEERIDVFLDWVYGMAQKYHSNNLILTMGGDFTYQDAGMYFKNMDKLIKYTNARQEQGVMVNAFYSTPTCYLKALHDTDLTWPTKTDDFFPYGSDPYTYWTGYFTSRPTSKRFERLGNHLLQVCKQLTALSPATRSSYFQNRLTVLREVIGVMQHHDAITGTEKQHVADDYARMLHVAFEACNENTNVVLNDMTRKTNAPEVQFESCHLLNISHCVTSETKESFVVTLYNPLGHSTYHYVRLPVNGNSYTVRNSAGDKLPTQMISIPDSVFSLSSRNSIANQELVFLADQIPPMGYVSFYVTETYEARPRQDTEPKVQQITSIGNKYLSVHFNNNGFLNMININGESHWLQQDFFYYEGAVGDNREAKNRSSGAYIFRPNGTEKQVTNSVRLQVFKGDHVQEVHQVFNDWISQVVRVYEDEQHVEFEWLVGPIPVEDEIGKEIVTRYQSDIKSNGVFWTDANGREMIKRVRNHRDTWDVELVEPVPGNYYPVTAKIALEDDSWRMAVLNDRAQGGTSMQDGVLELMVHRRLLRDDAFGVGEPLNETAYDRGLIARGKHYLLFGSKAPKTVTAEAKERFLQNQVHTPAWVFVNDATDVSFDAWQSNYINAFSALSASLPMNVNLLTFEPWKQPFTYLVRFEHLLEKTEDPLYSSPVTINLKTVFSSFDIRSVRETTLGANQWKEDKSRLKFYADPVPHSNEPAAESLPHEDHDVNVVTLHPMEIRTFVLEMTKH, via the exons ATGAAGTGTTTGTTGATTTTGACCGCGTTGATTGTGGTGGCGTCGGCGCGGCCCGGTAAGTACCGTGGCGATGGCGTTCTAGTGGAGAAACTCGATGATTGGGATCATGCAGCGCAGGGAGCAAAGTGTGGATATGAG TCCTGCCCGGTGCCTCGCAAAGGTATGCTTAACCTTCATCTCGTGCCGCACACCCACGATGACGTCGGATGGCTCAAAACGGTCGATCAGTACTACTACGGTAGCAAGACTAGCATCCAGCGGGCCGGAGTGCAGTACATCCTGGACTCGGTGATCGACGCTCTGCTGCACAATCCGGAACGCAAATTTATCTACGTCGAATCGGCGTTCTTCTTCAAATGGTGGGACGAACAACCGCCCCAGATACGGACGGCGGTGCAGGAGTTGGTTCAGCAAGGACGGTTGGAATTTGTAAATGGAGCGTGGAGTATGAACGATGAGGCCGCGGCACACTATCAGAGTTTGATCGATCAGTTCACCTGGGGATTGGGACTGCTAAACGACACCTTCGGCGAGTGTGGACGACCACGGGCGGGATGGCAAATCGATCCATTCGGACATTCGCGGGAGCATGCCGCGATGCTGACGCAGATGGGATACGATGGGCTGTTCTTTGCTCGGCTTGATCAAGCCGATCGGGCCAAGCGGGAGGCCAGCAAGCAGACGGAACTGATTTGGAAATCGAGTGCCAACCTTGAGGATAGTGATTTGTTTACGACGATACTGTACACACTGTACCAGGCTCCGCCTGGGTTCTGCTATGATGTTCTGTGCTCGGATGAACCAATCCTGGATGGACCGGACAGTGCGGAGAACAATGTCGAAGAAAGG ATCGACGTTTTTCTTGACTGGGTCTACGGAATGGCTCAGAAATATCACTCAAATAACCTGATCCTAACCATGGGAGGTGATTTTACCTACCAGGATGCCGGCATGTACTTCAAGAATATGGATAAACTTATCAA ATATACCAACGCCCGCCAGGAGCAAGGAGTGATGGTGAATGCCTTCTACTCGACACCAACGTGCTACCTGAAGGCACTGCATGACACGGATCTTACCTGGCCAACCAAGACGGACGATTTCTTCCCGTACGGATCGGATCCGTACACCTACTGGACTGGATATTTCACGTCACGTCCCACTTCCAAACGATTCGAGCGTCTTGGTAATCATCTGCTACAGGTCTGCAAGCAGTTAACCGCCCTATCGCCGGCCACCCGCTCGAGTTACTTCCAAAATCGACTCACAGTTCTTCGGGAAGTGATCGGAGTTATGCAACACCACGATGCGATCACCGGAACAGAGAAGCAACACGTCGCCGATGATTATGCTAGGATGCTACACGTTGCGTTCGAAGCTTGCAACGAAAACACGAACGTGGTATTAAACGATATGACGCGGAAAACGAACGCCCCGGAGGTGCAATTTGAATCCTGTCACCTCCTGAACATCAGTCATTGTGTAACTTCCGAAACTAAGGAGTCCTTTGTCGTCACTTTGTACAACCCACTGGGTCATTCCACATATCACTACGTAAGACTCCCGGTGAACGGCAACAGCTACACAGTTCGAAACTCTGCGGGTGACAAACTTCCCACGCAAATGATTTCCATACCGGACAGTGTCTTCAGTCTCAGCTCACGGAACAGTATCGCAAACCAGGAACTTGTATTTTTGGCGGACCAAATTCCTCCCATGGGTTATGTGTCTTTCTATGTTACGGAAACCTACGAAGCGAGACCACGCCAGGACACCGAACCCAAAGTTCAGCAGATAACCAGCATCGGGAACAAGTACCTATCGGTTCATTTCAACAATAATGGTTTCCTTAACATGATCAACATCAACGGGGAAAGTCACTGGCTCCAGCAGGACTTCTTCTACTACGAGGGTGCAGTCGGAGACAACCGGGAGGCAAAGAATCGCTCCTCTGGAGCGTACATTTTCCGACCGAACGGAACGGAAAAACAGGTCACCAATTCGGTACGGTTACAAGTATTCAAGGGCGATCACGTGCAGGAAGTTCATCAGGTATTCAACGACTGGATCAGTCAAGTAGTTCGCGTGTACGAAGACGAACAACACGTTGAGTTCGAGTGGTTGGTTGGTCCGATTCCAGTGGAGGACGAAATTGGAAAAGAAATCGTGACTCGCTATCAGTCGGATATCAAATCAAACGGGGTGTTCTGGACGGACGCCAACGGAAGAGAGATGATCAAGAGGGTACGGAATCATCGCGACACTTGGGATGTTGAATTGGTGGAACCAGTGCCTGGTAATTATTATCCAGTGACGGCCAAGATCGCCCTGGAAGATGACAGCTGGCGGATGGCAGTGCTGAATGATAGAGCTCAAGGAGGAACGAGCATGCAGGATGGTGTACTGGAACTGATGGTTCACCGTCGGTTGTTAAGGGATGATGCGTTCGGCGTTGGTGAGCCATTGAATGAAACTGCCTATGACAGAGGACTAATCGCACGGGGAAAGCACTACCTGCTATTCGGTTCCAAAGCTCCAAAAACAGTCACGGCGGAAGCGAAGGAACGCTTCTTGCAGAACCAAGTTCACACACCAGCTTGGGTGTTTGTTAACGATGCCACCGATGTGTCGTTCGATGCTTGGCaatcaaactacataaatgcc TTTTCAGCCCTATCTGCATCACTACCGATGAACGTCAACCTACTGACGTTTGAGCCGTGGAAGCAACCATTCACCTACCTGGTACGATTCGAGCATCTACTGGAGAAGACCGAGGATCCTCTGTACTCGTCACCGGTGACAATCAACCTGAAGACGGTATTCTCGTCATTCGACATTCGCAGTGTCCGTGAGACCACGTTGGGTGCCAACCAGTGGAAAGAAGACAAATCACGGCTGAAGTTCTACGCCGATCCGGTTCCACACTCGAACGAACCGGCCGCTGAAAGCTTGCCCCATGAGGATCACGATGTAAATGTGGTTACTCTACATCCAATGGAGATTCGGACTTTTGTCCTAGAAATGACGAAACATTAA
- the LOC128741176 gene encoding lysosomal alpha-mannosidase-like yields the protein MKRFCLVGLLLAILASEGYCRPGPHYQGSGILVQRHDYGRNLKESKCGYESCPTPKRDMLNVHLVPHSHDDVGWLKTVDQYYYGSKTNHQRAGVQYILDSVVDALLHNPERKFIYVESAFFFKWWDEQTASRQAEVRDLIEQGRLSFVGGAWSMNDEAAAHYQSLIDQFSWGLRLLNDTFGDCGRPRTGWQIDPFGHSKEQASLFAQMGYDGMFFARLDWRDKNKRLSEKTAEMIWKASTNLDDSELFTSVLYNHYSAPPGFCFDVLCSDEPFIDGAFSAENNVRERVDAFLYFVGNMSTKYRSNNLLITMGDDFNYMDANMNFKNMDKLIKYTNARQQDTRVNVFYSTPTCYLKALHDAQLNWPAKTDDFFPYASDPHAYWTGYFTSRPTSKRYERIGNHFLQVCKQLTALGLSRSDDVTFQDNLTYLREAIGVMQHHDAITGTEKQHVADDYARMIYTALEACGRNTEAALTNLASRCDAVQLHYQSCHQLNISVCEMSETRQTFVVTLYNPLAHVSRQYVRLPINSRYTVNDPEGRKPRSQVVPIPSPVSELKFRKSLAQDELVFLAEEIPPMGYKSFYVTENKDFRTENDEKPNPPDVTSIGNEYLTLGFNDNGYLSTITVEGQFYRLQQDFLFYEGAYGNNEVFENRSSGAYILRPNGTESPIGSKLQITVVRGDLVQEVHQVFNEWVSQVIRVYQGEQHVEFEWLVGPIPIEDGKGKEIVTRYYSDIASKGVFWTDSNGREMIRRVRDHRETWDLELVEPVAGNYYPVTTNIALEDEKLRMAVLNDRAQGGTSLQDGVLELMVHRRLLRDDAFGVGEALNETAYGDGLVARGKHYLLFGPKASKPKTETQQARERFLQNQVLTPPWLFVAHASDLSFDSWTTNFHNTYSALSVSLPPNVNLLTFEPWKGPKNFLIRFEHLLEKGEDPRYSQPVTVDLRKAFASFSIKSIRETTLAGNQWKADSTRLKFFFDPQPAPVGTSVGENAALPPPPPPPPPAANELEITLKPMEIKTFVVETS from the exons TCATGCCCGACTCCAAAGCGGGACATGCTGAATGTGCATCTTGTACCGCACTCCCACGATGACGTCGGATGGCTAAAAACCGTGGACCAGTATTACTACGGCAGTAAAACCAACCACCAGCGGGCCGGCGTGCAGTACATTCTGGATTCGGTCGTCGATGCCCTGCTGCACAATCCGGAGCGTAAATTCATCTACGTCGAGTCGGCGTTCTTCTTCAAATGGTGGGACGAACAAACAGCCAGCCGTCAGGCCGAGGTCCGAGACCTGATCGAGCAGGGCCGCCTCTCGTTCGTCGGTGGAGCCTGGAGTATGAACGATGAGGCAGCGGCGCACTACCAGAGTTTGATCGATCAGTTCAGCTGGGGTTTGCGGCTGCTGAACGACACCTTCGGTGATTGTGGACGACCTCGTACGGGCTGGCAGATCGATCCCTTTGGGCACTCCAAAGAACAGGCTTCGCTGTTCGCCCAGATGGGCTACGATGGGATGTTCTTTGCACGGTTGGATTGGCGGGATAAAAACAAGCGGCTGTCGGAGAAAACGGCGGAGATGATTTGGAAGGCTAGCACTAACTTGGATGATAGTGAGCTCTTTACTTCGGTGCTGTACAACCATTATAGTGCTCCGCCGGGATTCTGCTTCGATGTTCTGTGTTCGGATGAACCTTTCATAGATGGAGCATTTAGTGCGGAGAATAACGTTAGAGAGAGG GTTGATGCGTTCTTGTATTTTGTTGGAAATATGTCTACGAAGTATCGTTCTAACAACTTGCTTATTACAATGGGAGATGACTTCAACTACATGGATGCTAATATGAACTTCAAAAATATGGACAAACTTATTAA ATACACCAATGCTCGTCAGCAGGACACTAGAGTGAATGTATTCTACTCAACACCAACTTGCTATTTGAAGGCACTACACGACGCCCAGCTAAACTGGCCAGCAAAAACCGACGATTTCTTCCCGTACGCCTCGGATCCGCACGCCTACTGGACCGGGTACTTCACTTCTAGGCCAACCTCGAAACGTTACGAACGCATCGGCAATCACTTCCTGCAAGTTTGCAAACAGTTAACCGCCCTGGGTCTATCGCGAAGTGACGACGTAACCTTCCAAGACAATCTCACCTATCTGCGGGAAGCGATCGGAGTAATGCAGCATCACGATGCAATCACCGGAACGGAGAAGCAGCACGTCGCCGACGATTACGCTCGGATGATCTACACTGCGCTGGAAGCCTGCGGACGGAACACGGAAGCTGCTCTTACCAATTTGGCTAGTCGCTGCGATGCGGTCCAATTACACTATCAATCGTGTCATCAGCTCAATATCAGCGTCTGTGAAATGTCCGAAACTAGACAAACTTTCGTAGTTACACTCTACAACCCGTTAGCTCACGTAAGCCGTCAGTACGTACGCCTACCAATCAACAGTCGTTACACAGTCAACGACCCCGAGGGTCGGAAACCTCGCTCCCAAGTGGTCCCCATTCCCAGCCCCGTTTCGgaacttaaatttagaaaaagCCTAGCTCAAGATGAACTCGTCTTCCTAGCAGAGGAAATTCCACCGATGGGCTACAAATCCTTTTACGTTACGGAAAACAAAGACTTCCGCactgaaaatgatgaaaaaccgAACCCACCGGATGTCACTAGCATCGGAAATGAATATCTAACGTTGGGTTTCAACGACAACGGCTACCTTAGTACCATTACCGTCGAAGGTCAATTCTACCGATTGCAGCAGGATTTCCTGTTTTACGAGGGAGCTTACGGTAATAATGAGGTATTCGAAAACCGCTCTTCGGGAGCGTATATTTTGCGCCCGAATGGGACGGAGTCCCCTATCGGAAGCAAGCTGCAAATTACCGTCGTTAGGGGTGATCTCGTTCAGGAGGTTCACCAGGTGTTCAACGAGTGGGTCAGTCAGGTGATTCGAGTCTATCAAGGGGAACAACATGTGGAGTTTGAATGGTTGGTTGGACCTATTCCGATCGAAGACGGTAAAGGAAAGGAAATCGTTACGCGGTACTATTCGGATATTGCCTCCAAGGGGGTATTTTGGACCGATTCCAATGGACGTGAGATGATCCGAAGAGTGCGTGACCATCGCGAAACGTGGGATCTGGAGCTGGTGGAACCGGTTGCGGGAAATTACTACCCGGTGACGACAAACATTGCCCTGGAAGACGAGAAGCTTAGAATGGCCGTACTGAATGATAGGGCTCAGGGAGGAACGAGCCTGCAGGATGGCGTACTGGAACTGATGGTGCACCGAAGGTTGCTGAGAGATGATGCGTTCGGCGTTGGGGAAGCACTGAACGAAACTGCCTATGGCGACGGCTTGGTTGCTCGTGGAAAGCACTACCTCCTGTTTGGACCGAAAGCTTCCAAACCGAAAACCGAAACGCAACAAGCCCGGGAACGGTTCCTGCAAAATCAGGTTCTTACTCCACCGTGGCTATTTGTTGCGCATGCTTCGGACTTGTCCTTCGATTCGTGGACAACCAACTTTCACAATACG TATTCGGCTCTCTCAGTTTCGCTTCCACCAAACGTGAACCTACTGACGTTTGAACCGTGGAAGGGAccgaaaaatttcctcatacgtTTCGAACATTTGCTCGAGAAAGGCGAAGATCCACGCTATTCACAACCGGTGACAGTCGATCTCCGGAAGGCATTTGCAAGCTTCTCAATCAAAAGCATTCGTGAAACGACTCTAGCAGGAAACCAGTGGAAAGCGGACAGCACACGTTTGAAGTTTTTCTTCGACCCTCAACCTGCTCCCGTAGGGACGAGTGTTGGTGAAAATGCGGCGCTgccgccgccaccaccaccgccacctCCAGCAGCAAATGAACTAGAAATCACACTGAAGCCTATGGAGATTAAAACTTTCGTCGTAGAAACGTCGTAG